In one Rhopalosiphum padi isolate XX-2018 chromosome 3, ASM2088224v1, whole genome shotgun sequence genomic region, the following are encoded:
- the LOC132924144 gene encoding uncharacterized protein LOC132924144 → MTTHENLLESVLQSTQKFNCGSSIITLLPSILFFYYFWRLSETYIIAYMNPIQRPRRLHRVPKNTWWKFWLKITLTSMLVWSGSQCWSDGLIPVLKNYTLVFLAMINNCLEPHYEMNQTALELLECICNLIVCYSVVAFIRWCYIYVDNNYQYTRRRSRIRRIYNWRTLIPGRETSELGEDGYLLMQTIIPTEPQQHSELIENNNPKKLKITQSCQMSTKYKSIIPKVIVRRKSI, encoded by the exons ATGACTACACATGAAAACCTGCTCGAAAGTGTACTACAATCTACACAGAAATTTAACTGCGGCTCATCAATTATTACGTTATTaccttcaattttatttttttattatttttggcgTTTATCCGAAACATATATAATAGCATACATGAATCCAATTCAAAGACCACGCCGTCTGCACAGAGTTCCAAAAAATACATGGTGGAAATTCTGGCTGaag ATAACACTTACTTCAATGTTAGTATGGAGCGGTAGTCAATGTTGGTCAGATGGATTAATACctgtacttaaaaattacacGTTAGTTTTTCTCGCAATG ATAAACAATTGCTTAGAACCACACTATGAAATGAACCAAACTGCTCTGGAATTACTGGaatgtatttgtaatttaatcgtTTGTTATTCTGTTGTGGCTTTTATACGCTGGTGTTACATTTATGTTGATAATAACTATCAATACACAAGAAGGAGATCGAGAATACGCCGAATATACAACTG gcgTACGCTGATTCCGGGGAGAGAAACAAGCGAACTAGGAGAAGATGGTTATTTGTTAATGCAAACTATTATACCTACAGAGCCCCAACAACATTCAGAGTTGATAGAAAATAACAATccgaaaaaattgaaaattactcAAAGTTGTCAAATGTCTACGAAATACAAATCAATTATTCCAAAAGTAATTGTGAGACgtaaatccatataa